The sequence below is a genomic window from Lolium perenne isolate Kyuss_39 chromosome 4, Kyuss_2.0, whole genome shotgun sequence.
gtgactggagtgccctcCGCCATCTCGgacgtagatggcgatgcggttgatgtcgaagacggtcccaccgggcgtgccagaatgtgttgcggtcagaaacccaccggcgagcagcgacgggcaacacagtagagccgggaggctcccaggactgcggctggccctggtccctacgagcgacggcccgcaaagactcggcacgcacgtccgatgctggtgcaagggcgtgccacttgacctatacctggtcaggaaggtgatggatgtgcctcgctaagtttcctgcatggcatacacgtaaacattaaatacgagcctcgatcggctctcaggttgtcctgtggatcggctcaaagagccgatccacccatgattcgcacgaggtgtacgaatatatggtggtcctgcttgatcaatgtaaagctaaaacgatctactacgatttagggttttcacaacataatcggaacatcctactcgtgattgagcctggcggccacgcacggtgatcgtaaaccaatcctaggcaaggcctaaaaaccaacacgaagttggtcctcggaacatcctgtctagggctagcaaactacaccctacgcgccactggatccttcaacccgtttgtaaggcctaactatgcagatattaaactaatccttgaagaacaaggagcaaccataacggatcggatctactaaataatgatcaagcggggtgccgcccttacacctaagataggtgtaaaggcggctagatgtctaagggttgcacgacgacagcatatgatacgaagaacaatgctaaccctaacacatctaagataactacgttgctcgccatcaaaaaggcttcagtacgagcaacgcatgaacaacgaataaacttgtactgcctagatcgcaagatgcgatctaggcagcatgatgcttacccggaagaaaccctcgagacaagggagttggcgatgcgcctagattggtttgtggtgaacgtgattgttgtttatttcataaaccctagatacatatttatagtccgtagactttctaacgtgggaataatcccaaccgtgcacgagccaaactctaactaaccgatacgtatcctactatattacagatacacgggcgaactagcccaaactttgcatataaggccgattcacgtatattcttccatgtatattcttcaagcccatcttgatcgcggcccacctctgacttggtcaaattctggtgataacagactcctgtcccccagatcttggcttcgcgatggcggcggctctggaaggtttctcgtaccgtggcttttccgtctcgaggttttaggtcgaggggcttcttataggcgaagaggcggcgtcagaaggtcaacggggcgacgacactataggggggcgcgggccacccctaggccgcgccggcctatggtttggtgggcctgtgccccctctctggcggttctcgtgtgttacggatgcttagggcaaaataggaacacaggcgttgatttcgtccaattccgagaatatttctttactaggatttacgaaaccaaaaacagcagaaaacaaagaatcggcacttcggcatctcgtcaataggttagttccagaaaatgcacgaatatgacataaaatgtgcatataacatgtagatatcatcaataatgtggcatggaacataagaaattatcgatacgtcggagacgtatcagtcacctcCGTTGCGATGTGCTTGAACAAGTCGATGCTCATCCGAAAACGCCgccgaaaatagctttcgggAAATATCGGATTCTCATTGAAATACGACTGCATCAACTTCTCGTGCCCTTAAATCCTTTCTCTCCATAACTTCTGTCTACCGAACACCGATCCACCTATTTTTGGCTTCTCGACGGCGCGGTATGCTAATAGTATGGATatgttctcttcttcctcttggtcatactcgtcatccgatgaatcatatgatgaactctacaaatatacatatgaaatGACTTCACTACAACTAGCTAGTACAAAAAAATCGGCAAAATGATGGCGGCAGGTGGAGGTGCATACCTTGCGAGCAAACCGGCGAGCATCTTGGCTGCGCCATGTTGACAGTAGGCTCGACAATGATGACAATGATGACATGGCGACGGCAGCGCGGGGTAGGGAGAGGACACGGGGGAGGCGAGGAGAAGCGCCGGCCTTGTGCCCGTcggtggcgacggcggcgggTCGGTACAGCGCGGCGGAGCGGCCGGAACTGCTGGGAGGAGGCGCGGATGAGGCGGATCTACGGCGCGGCGGCGAGCTACAGCGGGGCCGGTGGCAGAATCGACCGGCGTCGGCGGAATCGTGCGACGGCGGCGCGGTGGGAAAATGGAGGGCGTGGGGGAGGGGAATTTCAGCCGTTGTGCATTCGCGCGCGTCCAAAGAGATGCCGCGCGTTGCAGCCGACGCGTCACATTTGGCGCCCCGGATAGTGCAAAAAGTCGTGCACCTCCAAAAAAATTGCAGCACCGCCACAGATAGCGCGTCTGTGATTTCATCTCCGTGTACTGTATACTAGGGTTTttatagcgcgcctgttggagatgctctaaccatgGACGGAATAGCCCACACCCGAGAGGGTCGGGGGTGTTGGATTTTACCAGATCGAAATGCTGATCTATGGTTAATTTAGGGATGCAGCTCAcgagtgcatatgctccctccaccCATATTTCTAATTGTCAAAAAAATTGCATGTACATCTCGACAATCTATGTGCCCGTGGATAAAACATGTCTCACAAAAAGCAGTATTTTTACACCaaaattttgtttttttttcacaCAGCTCAATTGACAAGTCAATTTTTCATGGAAGACCTTGTGCGCACAGTGCACGtagcatgtgaagatgcacaTGTAAGTTTTTTGTTTGCAATTTTTTAATATTTCAAAATGTATCAAAGATGCATTATTTTAAAATAAAAGGAACATATGCACGCAaaagccaaaacatcactccctgcTAGCTTGACAGAGTAGAGCAGATTGATGCAATAAACATGCATTTGCCTATCTTCTTTTCAAAACCCCATGAAAGAAACATGTGCATTTCGATTTCTTGATCATAAAATTAGTGCTTTGAAATACTAGTCATGTGCACACACAAATGCTAAATACACACAATATATCACAAGAAAAACTAGCTCCACACTACGATAAACATCACACAATCACTGTGTTCTGATGAGGAAAAAGTCAGTCTCAGCTCTCAACAACTGAAAAGAACACAAGTATTTGGGAGAAAGCCACTCCCATTTTCCCAATATAATCCCAAACTACATCCACGCAGGAAATGAACCCGATACAAACAGGTGGGAGGAACACAGGGTTTGTGTCTACAAAATCAGCAACTGAGATTACAATGAATTTCAACTAAATCGAACAAATGAATGAAAAATTGAGCTTACAGAACCAGAAACAGCACAAGGATGTCAGGCTATGAACAAAGGAATCTAATGAAACTGAGTACTCGATCAGGATAGGCCAGGTTAGAAGGTGCTGCTGCTTTCGCTGGCAGAGATCGAGCTGCTCTCTGACTTCACAACTGGATGCCCTTTGCTGATGTCCAAACCCTGGAGCCGCGCAAGATGGTCCTGCTGCATGATATCTGAGAGCGTGTTTGGGTGGGAAAGCATCTGATGGTTTGGTACATTCGGATGAGGTGGGTGGAATGGGGGTGGAAACCGGGCACCACCCTGGTGCTGGGCTGTGTTTTGCTGGGATTGCGGGAAGAAGGAAGAGTTGTATAGGACATGTTGCAATCCCATGCTATATGCATCACTGGAATTTGACATCTCACCGGTAGCCATCTTAAGCCTCTCCACTTCCTGCTTCAGGGCGTCATTCAGAGCTGCACGATATACCAGGTTTTTTACACCATTAGGCATAGGTATTCTAACAAAAGCAAATTACAGTCACCACTTTGTTCTACACTGGTCCAGTACAAATCAATCTGTTCCTTATATTATAGGTACAAATGCATTATATGTGGTGATTTGATAAAGCCAAACGTAACCTTATTCCAGGTGTCTGTTACAAGAAAAAACATAAAGTACATTTATAATACTGCAAATAAGAAAAGAGCACCAGATGAGTAAAATAATGTCAAGTTTTACTTCCACCAGAAACAATGACTGAAGCAATGGAAAAAAATATAAGCCTAGACTGACTTATAACATGAAACAGAGTGAGCAAACAGAAAATGATTACTGTTTTGGATGACATCTAATATCAGTTCCAAGACATGCCAGTTTTATAAATAGTTATGTTACTGAAAAGTATTAAACTGAAAACTACAGTATCATTATTAATCTAATCAAGGGAAAAATGATTACCATCACGCAATTGAGCTTGTTGCTCCATGGCCTGCAACCTTATCTTGAGCTCTGCATTTTCTGAAGAAAGCCCAGTTGTATCTCTCTGCGAGTTAATAAAACACAACATTTAATGGGCATCAAGTCATTCAACTCAACAGCGCAGCAATCCTAGAAGCTTGATGCTCCTTCAAAGTCAACAACATAAAAATATAGCAACCCCCAGAACGAGACAGTCAAAGTCAACAATCAACACAATTATTTATTCTCTCATGCAGAGAATCAGGATTAACTCTCCTAAAAGCTCCCATAACAACATATAATAATCCAATGGGTCTATAGATTTATCACAGCATGTGCAAGTCCTAGTCCATACATGATTACATTCAAAGAATCCAGATTCGATCTGCAAAGAAGCTCTAATCTGGTAGTTGCCTAGTAATTACGATACACGGCAAGCTTATTTTGCTACTGCAATAAACTACATAGAATTACTGTGCCTGATACCCATGAGACGACAGATAGACGGAAAGCGGGAAAAGTGTACCTGAAATAGTGTGAGCTGAGCTGAGAGAGTAGTCGCTTCAGTCTGAAGAGTTTGAACCTTCCTCTCGAGTTCTGTCATATAACGAGCCTTTCTTTCTTTTGATCGAGCCGCAGATTGTCTGTTTGCTAGAATTCTGCGCGACAACAAACTTAGAGAGTTAACACAAGCCTCCAAATGTTTTGAATCTTGTTAGGAAAAACATATTGGATATTAAAGACTATGGGGCATAGCAGAGCTCATGCACCACAACTAGCAATGCCTAAGCATCTGTATTGTAAATGCACCTTCAATTTCCTTTTTCATGATAAACAGAATGCACAAATTCAAAGCACCCATGGGTCAGGACCCTACAAAAAATGGACTGTGCCATAAGAGCCAGAAAAATCGTACTTAGAACATTATATGGCTGAAACCTGGCTGTACACATAACTTCAAGGTGAACATTTCTTTTAAGTGCAGTTAATTTTGATGCACCATGCATTTTACTGTAAATAAACGACATTGACTTCAAAGTTTGGATGGGGAAGATCTCATTAAAAGTATAAAATCAGAAGTTTGTTGAGCTGTGAAAAATTGATATTATGACGATTATCTCTGGTAATATCTCCACCATGCTGAATTTttttaagaaaaaaaaaactaactTTGGAGACAGGAGTACATTGCAGCCTTGCAAGCGACATCAAAAGTTTTGCAGCATACAGAAAAGACTAACTGATGCATCAAATCTTTAGAAGAAAATGAGAGTTTCAGAAATGAAAATCCAGCTGTTTACAGCTAGCTAGCAGATAAGTTTTGTACAGTGCGATGTCACTTTCAGCAATTTGATTGGCTATGAATGACTTGAAGGAATGATTCGAACAGAAAAGTGTAGGCGAGAAAGGAAAACCCTGTCATGTACTATCAGCTATCATTGGTCTCCTACTTCCTTTCGCAATCAAGCCACTCAATTAGTCATAATAAATTTGCATGCCCCACGAGTCTAGTGTGTAGCATTTCTATGCATCGTTAGTAAGCCCATAGTAGCAATGTAATCCTCAAAACTAAATCGCGTCTGAGCACACTGCAAGTAAGAAATTAAGTGAATCACAGCAGCTACCCTTTTACTGGAAAAGAAATCTTGGTTAACTACCCAACTCTGCAGCACAATACGTACAACCCAGCCATCTAACAGGAACAGGCAGTTGTCCATAATCCCACCAACCAAGGTCTTAACTTCCAACCTGCCAGCCAACCATCCAACACCATCTAGCCACGGTACGTACGTACAGAAAGGCCAAAATGAGCATCGTTTCCCTAAGCTGTAGGCATTTCTGTAAAGAAAAAGATGATGATTGTCCTTGGAGTTCTCACGTCATCACCCGCCACCTCGGAAGAACGAAAGAAGTGATCTATAGCGTACAGCCATATCCCTACCAACTAGACAGTAGCGCAAGTACTCAACATTCCGCATCTACGGAGCACGCATAACGAACTGAGCAGACGGAGGAGGGAGAGATCGGGATGGGCGGCACCTTTTGGCTCGCTTGGGGTCAATGGCTGCGAGCTCGGCGAGCTGCTCGGGGGACATGGCCTTCTTGGCCTCGAGGACGTCGGCGAGCgcctgggcggcggcggcgtccttccttgcggcgctggcggcggcggAGAAGAGGCCGGAGCCGTCGACGGAGCTGCTGTAGCGGTGCTTGGGCCGCGGCGGGGACGAGGTctcggcggcgcggtggcggtcgcggtcggcggcggcggcggggccggaggagatcttctcgaTGTCCATGAAGGTggagaagaggtcgtcctcgGAGCCGATCTCGTCGAAGGCCGCGGAGGCGTCGGCGTCGGCGCCGGCGCTGGCGAGGTCGAGGTCGTCCGGGAGGCGGAAGGCGACCTCAGATCTGGCGCGGCGGTGGTGCGCGCCGCGCATGGCgttggccgccgccgccatcgatgGGGAAGGTGGCGGGAAGGggcgcggcggcggatcggcgggcTTGGGCTGCTGCATTGGTTGGGGGAGGCGGCGCGGTCGGGTGGTCGGGCGGCCggggagtggaggaggaggaggtgtagATAGGACGCGCAGGGGCAGGCAGGCTGCTGCCGCTGCTGTGTTATTCCTGTAGCTCGCTCTCgggtttggtttggtttggttttTAAGAGAGGTGGAGTGGGATCTGGGACTGTGatgagagcatccccactcgtttcggctcccacgcccaaatccggcgaaattttcgtccaaatccggcgaaattttcgtccggattggaagaagatttggcgtggggaggcccattttcccagccgcgagcccaggatggatgcaacgtaatacgacgaattcagacaaaataggcgaattcgttcaaacataagcgaaatttaatgatatttaacatatagaggcgagttcgtacataaataggccgaattcgtacatatatttgaattcggcgattggcaaactaatactaaaactaaaagcggcctcctacatgccgaaatggcggtagaaggtcgtgtagtcgccgccgtcgtcgtcgtcgctggagccggcgtcgtcctggggtggcggcgcctcgtcccaGCGGCTCGTGCCACGGCCGGCGTCGCCGGCgcgtggaggcgacggccggtagatgtcgtcgtcgttgctctcctcgagcttgatcacctcctggcgcggcgttccgcgaggacggcggtgcggcggcgcggcggcgagtTGTCGCGCGGCGGCCGGATCCAATAtccgccgccgctccgcctctGGTGCTCCCGATCGCGCTGGACCACTCGGCCAGCGGCGTCGATGGGGaggctgttgtcggcgggcaccgggTCCTTCGGCGACaccggcgatcgcctccgccaccgcggcgtcctccgcgcgcttcgcctcctcctcggcgagctggttggcggcggcgcggcggcctcattcttcgtcgtcttcctcttccgccgcgtTGCGCGAGGAgggctggtcgcggatgacgagcgcGCCGGCTGCGCCCTACGGTCGGCGGTGGAGACGTCGGCTCCTTCTTCACGGTGGCGGGAGACGGCCACTCCTtcttgacggtggccggcgtcgacccgccggacctAGACGCCGATCTCGAGCCCGACGACGAAGAGgacggcgccatcctcctcggtatccgggaactaccgtgccggcgcgacacggtagccgccaccggcggcggcatccccgAGGACGGGGAGTTCccgtcctcgatgtgcgcgagcacattctcgagggtgcggttgggcgcgctccaccatcggcggcggccggcggcgttgttccttgcgggaggaggaggagggccgtcgagcggcgagttcgcgttcgtaccttcgccggaagaacgcgatccacgcttcgtggttgtcggggaagaagcgcGGATCCGCGCGCCGCTCGTCAGCGAGAGTGACGCGCACCTCCTCGATCGCCGCTTCGAGTGCGCCGCcacccgttggcggcggcgggatcggcacgccgcTGCGCTCGGCCTCCGGCCTCCCggcgcggaagtccggcggcgcagggtagcccgccgcgtgcaggagtcgcccctcccattggtggagagagcggcggccgaagccgttgttggccgcaccgtcgttcgccattgctggttccttcgagttcggggatgatttgggggaagacgagcgaggaggtgaatgcggggcagccggggtagttcggcgataaatagcggtaggggtattaactcgccgcgtggaagctacgcgtccggcgaatgctgaccggcggcaggcttttacagcgcgcggaagacgatgcgatgaggacgacgatcggtgtctctcgccgacaagttggggccaccagacgcgcgggaacgtttcgcgcgctttcgtttcgtccggagtccccgagcgctccccggggggccgggggtggcgtgggctcgccggatggatgaagggccaaatccggacgaaaacgaggaaccgggggcgcgactgggccaaattacgccgtccggatggaaaaaacgctcgccgggggcctcgacgggggcacgagtggagatgctctgagaTGAGGAAGGAGGAATGGGAATGGGTGATGCCAGCGCTCACGTGGGCGACCAGACGGACGAGCTCTTCCTTATTCTTCCGGTGCGGGTCGGCCTCGTGCATGCGCGCCGTGCTGCCACCGCCCGgcgtgagggcatctccagcggggtgatgcaaacggacgctgaaCCACCATTTgcgaccgaaaatgcgtctggtaccctctccagcggcgccacgcaaagtgaccgggccgtccgcggcgccaggtttgcgtctcggcggacgctcggcggtcgcgccgagcgtccgctcgcttccccacgggcccgcctggcagcgacctagGTTCGATCGGCCTCGAATTCACAATGCGCGCCGGTGTGGCAACCGCGGCGATCAATGGAGCaccgaaccgccgcggaagagcaacacCGGCCTCTTCGTTATACGCGCCTCCGTTAATCCTTGCACATTATAACCCCCGCGTctacggtaattcaagttcaaccgcctccttcttcttcctcttcttcttctccaacaccggcacgccatgagcgactacacgctgccgtccgactaggagagcgagggcaagtcgcCTGGATTTCTGCATTGGTGGGAATCCCCTACGACACCAAGCGATCCGGGCTCCACGCCCAGCGACCCTGCCTCCACGCCGAGTGCGGACGAGGAGGACGGAGGTGGCAATGGCAGCGAAggccaggaggaggacggaggcggcgctgccagcgacgccgaggacgaggaggagggccaggaggaggaggaggactccgacagcaagttcgcccggttggaggcgcaggaggcggcggacgacaaggcggcagcaaggaagaagtccagggcactggcgcgggcggcgcgtcgtcgtccgttcaccgacgacgacgaagacgtcATTTCTTCCAGTTTCAACTCCTCGACGGGCGCGTCGTTCTCCagttccgacgaggaggtgacaagcaagaggcgcaggagtttcgacgacgaggcagggccttctaacaagaaggccaaaaaATAGTTTCAGTTTATATGTTTATAATTTTCTTCTtctttgtatgttaaatatgtttgaatctaGTCGATTGAAGTATCTGGTTAATTGTTTAGGCTATAATCTATTCGATTCGACCAACATGACATCATTGAGTATAACTTTTTCGCGTTTAAAACTTGATCATTGAACAAAATTGAAAAGAAGTAGCACCAAAAAAAAACATTTgcatgtccaaaatgcgtcggaccgctggaggtagcccccgacgcaaacggacatttcgcccCTCGCGGTCATTTTGGCGTCCgccaggcgacgcaaacggatgcgAGCGGACAATTTGAGCGTCTGAAATGCgtcacgccgctggagatgccctgatgcTGCTGGAACTAGGCTCGGTACACGCACGCACCTAATtagggcatctccaccgccatcgacgCATTTCAGAAATCCAAAATATCCGCGCGTCTCCGTTTGCGTCGGTCCACGGACGCGAAAATGTGCATGCGTCCGTTTACGTCGTGTGTCTCCAATTGAGGTCACATCATATTGGCTTAAATTGAGGTCTCAAATAAGTTCATCATATTTTGCACACGGTACGACACAAAATAGAGTCCAAAAGGGACACAATATGGCCATAACATAGTCCAaaaggaggccatggtgcttgacAATGGCGCCACATATCAGGCGTCTCGCGCTCATATTTCGGCGCGCTTCTTGATGAACCAGGTCCTGGTGTCGCCGTCCATGTTGCTCAAGTCGGCCAACATGATCCTTGTGTCCTCTGCACGGGTCTTGGCTTCAGTATCCATCCTTCTAACTTCGGCGTCACGCAATTTGGCCTCAACGTCCATCCTTTGGACCTCAATGACCTCTTTGGTGAGGTTGAGGTAGATGGCAGTTGCTGCCTCTTTCTCCAGACGCTTCTTCTCGTCCTTTGGTCCAGGGCGGCTTGATTCTCGACCATGATCTTCTTCAAGGTCTGGCTCAATGCAAGGGTTGATGCCTCCCGGACTAGATCAGCCATAGACATCGATCCTATCTTGTTTGACGAGGAGCATGGCCTCCGGTAGGCTCGGATGGAGGCCTACCTGCGCGTCGGCTTTCACCTGCATCTGCCACGCGATTCATCTCCTTCAGATTCTTGCACCGACCGCGATGCTTCACGGCCTCGGCGCATTTCTCCTCCTTGGACAtcaccttctttgccgccttcgggTTAGCTTCCTGGCCGTCGGTGGCGGCACGCTTAGATTGGGCCGGAGATGCGGCCTCCATTAGGGCTATGGTGGTGGTTATGGGGGAGTCCGGGGCGGCGGCTGCGAGGGTTCCCTCGGAAACCATGGTGGCTGCGGCgacgaggacgtccatcgctatGGCCTGGATTGTTGGCGCCGGTCTACTTTCATTTTTCGCACTGtgaattgttggagatatgcccaagaggcaataataaaatggttattataatatatctttgtgtttatgataatgtttacataccatgctataattgtattaaccgaaacattgatacatgtgtgttatgtgaacaataaggagtccctagtaagcctcttgtataactagcttgttgattaatagatgatcatagtttcatgatcatgaacattggatgttattaataacaaggttatgacattatgtgaatgatgtaatggacacacccaattaagcgtagcataagatcacgtcattaagttatttgctataagcttttcgatacatagttacctagtcctttcgaccatgagatcatgtaaatcacttataccggaaaggtactttgattacatcaaacgccactgcgtaaatgggtggttataaaggtgggattaagtatccggaaagtatgagttgaggcatatggatcaacagtgggatttgtccatcccgatgacggatagatatactctgggccctctcggtggaatgtcgtctaaatagcttgcaagcatatgaatgattcataagagaccacataccacggtacgaataaagagtacttgtcaggagacgaggttgaacaaggtatagagataccgatgatcaaacctcggacaagtaaaatatcgcgtgacaaagggaattggtatcgtatgtgaatggttcagtcgatcactaaagtcatcgttgaatatgtgggagccattatggatctccagatcccgctattggttattggtcggagagaagtctcaaccatgtctacatagttcgcgaaccgtagggtgacacacttaaggtttgatgttgtttaagtagatatggaaatatggaatggagttcgaagttttgttcggagtctcggatgggatccaggacatcacgaggaggtccggaatggtccggagaataagattcatatataggaagtcattttctaggtttgaaaatgatctggtattttctctggaaggttctagaagagtccggaagaaataagcatggaaggtggagtcgggactccacccaccttgaccggccagcctaagggaggagtagtcccaagtggactcctccccatggtggccggccaccccaccaaggaaaaggaggagtcccactccccctaggtttggtcatatggaaggtttatgttggggtcttattcggagacttttgacctaatccttggggcttccacctatataaagagaggaggggaggggctggccggccactcttggctccaccttggccgcacccctatgagggccggcgcccaagccccctctccccaaaaccctagctacctctcctccaccacatctcccgcatatgcttatcgaagctccgccggagatctccatcgacaccgccaccacgccgtcgtgctgtcgggattccaaggaggatctactacttccgctgcccgctggaacggggagaaggacgtcgtcatcaacactgtacgtgtgaccgagtacggaggtgctgcccgattgtggcactgtcaagatcttctacgcgcttttgaaagcggcaagtgatcgtctaccgcagcaacgagagcctcctcttataggctttggaaatcttcaagggttagtctcgttcatcccctcgttgctcccatcttctagattgcatcttggcttggattgcgttctcgtgataggaaattttttgttttctttgctacgaatccctacagtggtatcagagccgtgtctatgcatagatggttgcacgagtagaacacaattgttttgtgggcgttgatgctttgttgtctttagttcgagtactttgcatctttgtggcatggtgggatgaagcggctcgggctaactttacatgaccgcgttcatgagacttgctccacgttcgacatgcaacttgtattgcataagtggctatgcgggtgtctgtctctcccaccatagtgaagattcaatttactctttctattgacaacactagtatcaccgttgtggttcatgttcgtaggtagattagatcttacccgaaaaccctaaaccacgtaaaatatgcaaaccaaattagagacgtctaacttgtttttgcagggtttggtgatgtgatatggccatgatgtgataatgaatatgtatgagatgatcattattgtattgtggcaaccggcaggagccttatggttgtctttaaatttcatgttgagtagtatttcaaagtagttgtaatagttgctacatgaggtgaacaaccatgaagacggcgccatggaccttgacgctacgccgacgatgatggagatcatgcccgttgatgatggagatcatgtccgtgctttggagatgaag
It includes:
- the LOC127294902 gene encoding transcription factor RF2b; this translates as MQQPKPADPPPRPFPPPSPSMAAAANAMRGAHHRRARSEVAFRLPDDLDLASAGADADASAAFDEIGSEDDLFSTFMDIEKISSGPAAAADRDRHRAAETSSPPRPKHRYSSSVDGSGLFSAAASAARKDAAAAQALADVLEAKKAMSPEQLAELAAIDPKRAKRILANRQSAARSKERKARYMTELERKVQTLQTEATTLSAQLTLFQRDTTGLSSENAELKIRLQAMEQQAQLRDALNDALKQEVERLKMATGEMSNSSDAYSMGLQHVLYNSSFFPQSQQNTAQHQGGARFPPPFHPPHPNVPNHQMLSHPNTLSDIMQQDHLARLQGLDISKGHPVVKSESSSISASESSSTF